The stretch of DNA AGGAGGCATTCCTGCTCCTGACCTCTGTCCGTACCATGAAATGGCCCCTGTCCTCCTTCTCCACTATGTTCTGAGGCTCAAGCGGTTTTGTAAAACTCGGCCATCCGGTGCCGGAATCAAACTTGTCACGGGAGCTGAACAACGGCTCTCCTGAAACAATATCAACATAGATGCCTTCACTCTTATTGTCCCAGTATTCATTGTCAAACGGTCTTTCTGTCCCTTTCTCCTGCGTGACATTGAATTGCAACGGGGTCAGCCTCTTCCTTAGTTCTTCCTCTGCCGGCCTCTGATATTGCCATAATTCTTTCAGTACCTGATCACGTCCGGAATGTTTACGATAGGATTTGTATCTCAGGGATTCTTTTTTGTAGTAATCCTGGTGATACTCCTCAGCTATGTAGAACTCTGCTATTGGCAGGACCTCTGTCACAACAGGTTTCTTATACCTTCCGGACCTCTCCAACTCCGCTTTAGATTTTTCTGCCAGCATCTTTTGCTCATCAGTATGATAAAAGATGGCAGTGCGGTATTGCGGTCCCCTATCAACGAACTGACCGCCGGCATCTGTAGGGTCTATCTGCCTCCAGAATACATCAAGGA from Nitrospirota bacterium encodes:
- the msrA gene encoding peptide-methionine (S)-S-oxide reductase MsrA, which produces MNTKYEKATFAGGCFWCMEPPFERLDGVLEVIVGYTGGHIKDPSYEEVCEGDTGHAEAVQITYDPSKITYDNILDVFWRQIDPTDAGGQFVDRGPQYRTAIFYHTDEQKMLAEKSKAELERSGRYKKPVVTEVLPIAEFYIAEEYHQDYYKKESLRYKSYRKHSGRDQVLKELWQYQRPAEEELRKRLTPLQFNVTQEKGTERPFDNEYWDNKSEGIYVDIVSGEPLFSSRDKFDSGTGWPSFTKPLEPQNIVEKEDRGHFMVRTEVRSRNAS